The genomic interval AGGGCTGCGATCGCTCCATTCAAAATTCCTCTATATTGATTAAAATCAACTGCGGCTTTGATGTGACGTAAAGCTTTGATTAATTCAGCATTGCCAATGGCATAGCCAATGCGGAAGCCGCCCATATTGTAAGACTTAGAAAGGGTGAAAAATTCAATCGAGACGCTTTTTTCTGGGTCAGCTTGCAGAATTGATGGTACTAAAGATGGGGACTCTATTCCCTGAATTTCCGCAAATACCAAATCTACATAGGGAAAATCGTGAACTAACACAATATTGTGTTGCTGACAAAAAGCCACAGCTTCTTGGAAAAAAGCCAAAGGGGCGATCGCAGCTGTGGGATTATGGGGATAGCTCAACACCATCATCTTCGACTGCGCCACAACCGCCGCCGGAATATCTGCTAATACTGGTAAAAATCCATTTTCTGCCAGTAAGGGCATAGGATAAATTTGTCCACTGGCTAAATACACTCCGCCTGCGTGGGAGGGATAACCAGGGTCGAGCAATAAGGCAAAATCCCCAGGATTTAATAAAGCTAGAGGTAAATGAGCCGTACCTTCTTGAGAACCAATTAAAGGTAATACTTCGGTTTCGGGATCAACCTTGATGCCAAATTTCTGCTCATACCAGTCAGCCGCAGCTCGTCGAAAGGCTTGCGTACCGTTAAATAACAAATAACCGTGGGTGCTTTGATCATACAAAGATTGGGCGATCGCTTCTAGAACGTGCGCCTCTGTCGGCAAATCCGAAGAACCCAGGGATAAATCAATTAACTGCTGCCCAACAGACAAAGCCGCCGCTTTAGCTTTGTCCATCTCCGCAAACACGTTAAATTGTAGAGGTTGTAAACGTTGTGAAAATTGTATGTTAGTCATTTGTCCTTTGTCCTTTGTCCTTTGTCATTAGTCATTTGCTAATGACCAATGACCAATGACTAATGACTAATTGTTATTTAAATGGGTATCTAGCAGACTCAATAATTTGTCTTTACTAATAACTCCCTCAGTGGATTCTAATAATTTTTCCCCTTGGATGAGCCTTAAGGCTGGTACACCTTCTACCCCATACTGTTTGACAGAAATGGGGTTGGGGTCAATTTCCATTTTGACAATTTTTAGGCGATCGCTATATTGGTTGGCCGCTAAATTAATCAGTGGTGACATTAACTGACATGGGCCGCACCAAGAAGCCCAAAAGTAAACTAATACAGGCTGCTCAGATTTCAACACTTCGGTTTCAAACTCAGCATCAGTGATGGTGATTACACCCTTACTCATGGCAGTCTCCATTAGTGGTCATTAATACTTGGCACAAAAAATACTTTATCCCAAACTTGTCAATAGTCCATAGTCGATAATTCATGGACTGTTGACTACTGACGCAAAATCCCACAGCCAACAGGTGTGGGACTAGCTCAAATCAGTAAGCTAAACACATCTAAATTAAATTATTACTCCTAAAGGTCGCTCTTGGTCATCTGCGTTGACAAATGACTAATGCAAGTCTCAACCCCAGAATATGCAGTTCGAGTGTCTAAGAGCTTATCCAATCGGATTTTACTAGGACTTACGCATCAAAGCAAAAAATCAAGGGTTTTGGCGAGGGTGTAGGGGTTCAGGTGTGTACTTATTCAAAACCCTTTCACCCTTTCACCCAATCTCCACAGACCATCTTTGTGCATAAGTCCTATTTACATTTGATCTAGTTGCTTGCGTAGAGATTCCAACTCAGCGTCAACAACTTCATTGGTTTGGGGAGGGGTAGTTTGGGAAGGAGTTGTTTGCTGTGGTGGTAGTTGGGGTTGATTTGGGGGGCTGGCGGGTGCTAGTGAAGCTTTTAAAGCTGCCAATTCATCATCAACATCACTTCCTGCTTCTAAACGGGCAAACTGACTTTCTAAATCAGCACCAGCTAATTCTGCGGCGGATTGGGCGCGAGCTTCTTGCATCAGGACTTTTTCTTCCATCCGCTCAAAAGCTGCCATTGCACTGCTGCTGTTCATCCCACGTACCATACCTTCGAGTTGCTCTTGGGCTTTAGCGGTAGTAATCCGCGCTTTGAGCATTTCTTTTTTGGTTTTGGCTTCGGAGATTTTGCTTTCTAGCTGAATTAAATTACGTTTAAGAGTTTCAACTTGGGCGACTTGCTGATCTAAACTGGCTTTGAGGGCTGTAACAGTATCGTTAAAAGTTTTTTTCCGTTCTAGGGCTTGACGTGCCAAGTTTTCATCGCCTTTTTGCAGTGCTAATTGGGCGTTGCGCTGCCATTTATTAACTTCGTTGAGATTGTCGTTGTACTGTTTTTCAGTCCGTTTTTGAGCAGCGATCGCTTGAGCAACACCTTGTTTCAACTGTACCAAGTCTTCCTGCATTTCCAGAACTGCTTGCTCTAGCATTTTTTCTGGATCTTCAGCTTTATTTACCAAGTCATTGATATTGGCACTGACGACTCGTTTAATCCGATCAAATAATCCCATAATTACTTTTCCTTTGGCAGTTTCGGTACTTGGATGAACAGTTAAGGTTTTTACTATGTAATAGTTTCTTATTTAAATGTAATCTTTCTGGTTTGGTTCGGTACCCCCCGATACCCCATAATTGCTAAGATATACCCTATTCATAGCAATTGACCAGTTTTTAAGACTCTGGAGTTTGGGGCAATTGCCGTAGTGGTGTATTGTCTGATTCATGGAGTACTTGTTGTTTCATACTGGCCAATTCCGCATCAATACTGTTACCAGATTCTAGGGAAGTAAATTGTTTTTGTAAGTCATCGCTATCTAGTTGCGAGATGGCATCTGATTGCGCTTCTATTTGCAATACTTTTTCTTCCATCCGCTCAAAAGCATTCAAACTACTAGTCGCGGAAACACCACTCAGCATTTCTTGGAGTTTATAAGATGCTTCCGCCGAACGGGCGCGGGCGATATACATATCTTTTTTAGTTTTGGCTTCCGAGATTTTAGCCTCTAGCGATCGCATATCTGTTTTCAGACGGTTGACAATTTCTGTTTGTTGCCCAATTTGATTCGACAAAGATGTGGCAGTTTCTTGGTAAGCACGACGTTTTGTCAAAGCTTCTCTGGCTAGAATTTCATTGCCTTGTTCTATGGCGAGTTGAGCGTTACGATACCATTTTTCTGCCGCCGCTTGGGCTGCTATGGCTTGGCGTTCTGTACGTTTTTGGGTAGCAATTGCCTGCGCTACACCTTGTCGTAATCGCACTAAATTGTCTTGCATTTCGGCGACGGCTTGTTCCAAAAGTTTTTCTGGATCTTCTGCACTGCCTATCAGACTATTTAAGTTAGCCCGAATCACCCGCAGGATACGCTTGATTAATTCCATTTCAGCTCTCCATTCACTTTTTGCCAGTCAACAGGCAGAGCATATTCTTGATATTTTCCCCATCCTATCTTAGATGTAGATCACTTAGTTTCACTGCACCCGTGCTTTAATTCCTTTAGCTTGTAGTTCTTGTAATCGTTGTGCAACCTGTTCTTTGGTTTTTAAAGCAGCAAGATGAATCAGTTTATTGTCACCCGATAAATAAGCATCAGGAACTATTTGCTTGGCAGTCGCAAAACTGCGATCGCCTTCATTATCCATAACAATGTGATAAAACCCATCTGCTGCGGGTTTGATTTCGCTATTTACCTGGGGTGTAGTGACGAGAGGCTGTGTTGTGGGGATGGGTGATACATTCAATGGCTGTACTGGCTGCACCTCTGGTAAAGGATTAACTGCTGGTGGGGCAATTACCACAGGTGGATTTACAGGTGCGGCCGCATTTGGGGGAGTTTTTGGTTGTAAACCAACAATATCGTTAGGATCTTTCAGTTCGGGAAATTCTTTTGCCGCTAAGTTGGGATATTTGGGTATGGGAGTGAGTTCGGTTTGTTCTGGGGGCTGAGATTGGCTGGCGGCTGACTGAGTCTGGGTTGGATTGGTATTAGTTGCAGAATTTCTGTTAAATATTTTATCGAAACTCAACTGCGGCAAGCTTTTGGGATTAAAAACTACATAGCCCAATGTCAGACTAGCCATCAACAATAGCAACATAGAGCCGATACCCAAAGGCGATAGCAAACTATCTTGAGAATTACTGGGTGGCTTGGTTGGTTGTGGTTGTTCATCATTGAGACTCCGCAACAAGGCCTCACTGGATTCTAAGTAATCATCTGGCTGAGTCGGAGTTTCTTTCGTTGACATCAAATTTTCACTTTCAGCCGCCTTGACAGTTGCAGGCACGATACTGCTAGTTGACTTGGGTGATGGTAGGGGAATTTGAGTTTGCTGGGAATCGGTAAAAGATGTTGGCTGGGGTGGAGTTGTTATTTCAGTCTTGGCTACTGTGACCGGTTTTTCGATAGACACTTCCGTCACAGGTGCAGGCGGTATACTGGGTTTAACTTCTGTGACAGGTAGCTGAGTTTTGCCAGTTAATGCCGTGATTGCTGTTGTATTTTGGAGTTGAGTGTTAACGTTACTACCTGTTTGGGCTTGATAAGCTGTCTTGGCTGCTATACGTGAACGACGGTATCTAGCCAACTCTTGGTCTAGCTGCACTTCTAAACTGGCCAGGGCTGCGGCTAGTGCTGGCTTCAACTCAGGTGTTTTAGATAATTGAATACCGGAATCTATCGGCGAGTTTTGACTCATTACCTGTCTGCCTCAAACCTAGACTGTTAGTTTAACTTTAGATAATTTGTGCTAATGGTAGCGAAAAATTTCTCATCACTATAGACTTTCTTGAACTATCTTGAATTTCAGCACTTGGAAGTAAAGATGTCTTTGAAATCAGTCAATGATATTTTAGGCTGTTTAGAACAGCAAGCCAGATGGCAAGAACAGCCATTTCAAAAAGTGCTGCATTTTTGGGCAGAGGTGGTAGGTGCAGTAGCCGCTAAACATACCCAACCAATCATGATTCAGCGAGATGTTTTGCGTGTGGCAACTTCCAGTGCGGCTTGGGCGCAAAATCTCGCTTTCAAACGCCAAATTATTCTTTTAAATTTAAATCCAAAGTTACCTGCGCCGTTGGTTGATATTCGCTTCTCTACGGCTGGCTGGCAAAATTCATCAGCCAAACCCCAACTAACCACAAATTTACCCCAAGAACATCCTAGTTATCTGGGAAAGGCGGGTGCTGTTCAAATTGATGCTGCGCCTTTACAGGAAACTCCTCAAACAGCTTTTGGGGAATGGGCGAAAAAAATGCAAATGCGATCGCATAATTTACCTTTGTGTCCCCAATGTCATTCTCCCACACCTCCAGGCGAACTCCATCGCTGGCAAGTTTGCGCTATTTGTGCATCTAAGCAGTTTTAAAACCTGCCTCACTCCTGAATATGTCAGGACTTACGCACAAAGATTATCTGTGGAGATTGGGTGTAAGGGTGAAAGGGTTTGGGGTGTAAGGATTTTGAATCAGTACACACGCCACTTGGCTCAAATATGAGTCCTATATGTAAACAATATTTAATAAAATTGATATTTTTACAAAAAAAATCGCAAAGCTTTTGTAAATTTCATATTCTCTATAGGTTTCCTGGAAAATACTTAAGAAATCTAGAGTTAATTTTTGGCGCTTCCATAAACAGTTAGAAATTATTAACTGGAGTTATGCCTTGAGATTCCTCCCCAAAAATCAAGTTTGGGCTGACATAGCAATCCTCAATGATTTATAAACATCTCTCTTCCTTGTCTACCTTGTCTCCCTTATCTGTGTTGCTCAAA from Aulosira sp. FACHB-615 carries:
- a CDS encoding LL-diaminopimelate aminotransferase, whose translation is MTNIQFSQRLQPLQFNVFAEMDKAKAAALSVGQQLIDLSLGSSDLPTEAHVLEAIAQSLYDQSTHGYLLFNGTQAFRRAAADWYEQKFGIKVDPETEVLPLIGSQEGTAHLPLALLNPGDFALLLDPGYPSHAGGVYLASGQIYPMPLLAENGFLPVLADIPAAVVAQSKMMVLSYPHNPTAAIAPLAFFQEAVAFCQQHNIVLVHDFPYVDLVFAEIQGIESPSLVPSILQADPEKSVSIEFFTLSKSYNMGGFRIGYAIGNAELIKALRHIKAAVDFNQYRGILNGAIAALTGPQAGVKNTVATFRQRRDAFVNALHRIGWQVPSPEATMYIWAKLPAPWQNNSVEFCTQLVKQTGVAASPGAGFGKSGEGYVRFALVHEPALLETAVERIAKFL
- a CDS encoding co-chaperone YbbN, which gives rise to MSKGVITITDAEFETEVLKSEQPVLVYFWASWCGPCQLMSPLINLAANQYSDRLKIVKMEIDPNPISVKQYGVEGVPALRLIQGEKLLESTEGVISKDKLLSLLDTHLNNN
- a CDS encoding PspA/IM30 family protein; its protein translation is MGLFDRIKRVVSANINDLVNKAEDPEKMLEQAVLEMQEDLVQLKQGVAQAIAAQKRTEKQYNDNLNEVNKWQRNAQLALQKGDENLARQALERKKTFNDTVTALKASLDQQVAQVETLKRNLIQLESKISEAKTKKEMLKARITTAKAQEQLEGMVRGMNSSSAMAAFERMEEKVLMQEARAQSAAELAGADLESQFARLEAGSDVDDELAALKASLAPASPPNQPQLPPQQTTPSQTTPPQTNEVVDAELESLRKQLDQM
- a CDS encoding PspA/IM30 family protein gives rise to the protein MELIKRILRVIRANLNSLIGSAEDPEKLLEQAVAEMQDNLVRLRQGVAQAIATQKRTERQAIAAQAAAEKWYRNAQLAIEQGNEILAREALTKRRAYQETATSLSNQIGQQTEIVNRLKTDMRSLEAKISEAKTKKDMYIARARSAEASYKLQEMLSGVSATSSLNAFERMEEKVLQIEAQSDAISQLDSDDLQKQFTSLESGNSIDAELASMKQQVLHESDNTPLRQLPQTPES
- a CDS encoding DUF721 domain-containing protein yields the protein MSLKSVNDILGCLEQQARWQEQPFQKVLHFWAEVVGAVAAKHTQPIMIQRDVLRVATSSAAWAQNLAFKRQIILLNLNPKLPAPLVDIRFSTAGWQNSSAKPQLTTNLPQEHPSYLGKAGAVQIDAAPLQETPQTAFGEWAKKMQMRSHNLPLCPQCHSPTPPGELHRWQVCAICASKQF